A window of the Paralichthys olivaceus isolate ysfri-2021 chromosome 5, ASM2471397v2, whole genome shotgun sequence genome harbors these coding sequences:
- the mpg gene encoding DNA-3-methyladenine glycosylase yields MAGRKRKLAAAAGERDVNTREKQTCEEEEKRSESSAGSDLQLRLGEQFFQQPCISLAKAFLGKVLVRRFADGAELRGTVVETEAYLGGEDQASHSAGGKRTKRNTAMFMKPGTIYVYPIYGIHLCMNVSSEGEGAAVLLRSIEPLQGQSYMRQLRAARRKEGARQLKDKELCNGPSKLCQALDILRCFDRRDLASDPEVWLEGDPNTSPAETYDIVSAPRVGIESHGEWAKKPWRFYLRGHPCVSVLNKEAERQPQSGNAINDLGSSDVQPDREQSNVKRT; encoded by the exons ATGGCAGGCAGGAAAAGAAAGCTGGCGGCTGCAGCAGGTGAGCGAGACGTAAATACACGTGAGAAGCAGAcgtgtgaggaagaggagaagagaagtgagAGTTCAGCTGGGAGCGACCTGCAGCTCAGACTGGGAGAGCAGTTCTTCCAGCAGCCTTGTATCAGTCTGGCTAAAGCATTCCTCGGAAAG GTGCTGGTCCGCAGGTTTGCAGATGGCGCTGAGCTGCGAGGTACTGTAGTGGAAACTGAAGCCTACCTCGGCGGAGAGGACCAAGCCTCACACTCAGCGGGAGGCAAACGCACAAAGAGGAACACGGCCATGTTCATGAAGCCAGGCACAATTTATGTGTATCCCATTTATGGCATCCACCTCTGCATGAATGTGTCCAGTGAAG GGGAGGGTGCTGCTGTGTTGCTGCGCTCCATCGAGCCTCTACAGGGTCAGTCCTACATGAGGCAACTGAGGGCAGCCAGACGCAAAGAGGGTGCCCGACAACTTAAGGACAAAGAGCTTTGCAATGGGCCTTCGAAGCTGTGCCAAGCTCTAGATATACTGCGCTGTTTTGACCGTCGAGACCTGGCCTCAGATCCAGAGGTCTGGCTGGAAGGGGACCCCAACACAAGTCCAGCTGAAACGTACGATATAGTATCAGCACCACGTGTTGGAATCGAGTCCCATGGCGAATGGGCCAAGAAGCCATGGCGGTTTTATCTTCGAGGGCACCCCTGTGTTAGTGTATTGAataaagaagcagagagacagcCTCAGTCTGGAAATGCAATAAATGATTTAGGTTCCTCAGATGTGCAGCCTGACAGAGAACAGAGCAACGTCAAAAGGACTTAA